From one Euwallacea fornicatus isolate EFF26 chromosome 4, ASM4011564v1, whole genome shotgun sequence genomic stretch:
- the sicily gene encoding NADH dehydrogenase (ubiquinone) complex I, assembly factor 6 isoform X2 — MNNLNCRHLLSHIPLQSHCRFKTTQTSTEYCLDLIRKYDYENFICTLLLKNTSRSVALAVRGFNVEVAKVPEQVSQSNIGLMRLKFWEEVIDKCYSKDLKQVPQHPVAIELFKAITKANLSKRYLKNLVSARQSIINTQSIKTLEDIEKYADQTVSSIYYLILEGCGIRNMDADHAASHLGKAQGIVQQLRSIPHSKELNFIPIPQDVLIKYQVSQEAVLRGHNSQNLSDCVFEIASRAHQHLQKTRSLGDKVPKDGKIAFLPAVPVSIYLSVSL, encoded by the exons ATGAATAACTTAAATTGTCGTCACTTACTGTCGCATATACCTTTACAATCTCACTGCAGATTCAAAACTACACAAACATCAACAGAATACTGTCTTGATTTAATTAG aaaatatgactatgaaaatttcatatgtACTTTACTATTAAAAAACACATCAAGGTCAGTGGCCTTGGCAGTAAGAGGGTTCAACGTTGAAGTAGCTAAAGTACCAGAACAAGTCTCTCAGAGTAACATAGGTCTAATGCGCTTAAAATTTTGGGAAGAAGTTATAGATAAATGTTACTCCAAAGATTTGAAACAAGTACCCCAACATCCAGTAGCAATAGAGTTATTTAAG GCAATTACCAAAGCAAACCTAAGCAAAAGATACTTAAAGAACTTAGTTTCAGCAAGACAAAGCATTATAAATACTCAAAGTATTAAAACTTTAGAAGACATAGAAAAATATGCTGATCAAACTGTGTcaagtatttattatttgatcCTTGAAGGTTGTGGCATAAGAAACATGGATGCTGACCATGCAGCCTCTCATTTGGGCAAAGCTCAGGGTATTGTGCAGCAATTAAG GAGTATTCCTCACAGCaaagaattaaatttcatacCAATACCCCAAGATGTTCTTATAAAATATCAAGTTAGTCAAGAAGCAGTTTTAAGGGGGCATAATTCTCAAAACTTGTCAGattgtgtttttgaaattgcGAGTAGGGCGCACCAACATTTGCAGAAAACACGAAGTTTGGGAGATAAAGTTCCTAAAGATGGAAAAATAG
- the LOC136350864 gene encoding ribonuclease P protein subunit p40-like isoform X2, translating to MQNPEVWSFQTPQTSFTIQEFYNTLPVNKINRFSFNHLVSIVLPNCLRVPESVLNVLSDDCDYYKIRDLSLSDIVNSNFINHFVKKGKLILLSIGTRIDCDNCCAVTPFGKLVLSLTKDTYQSFGLDGKLSHFTKRNKDRYIVEIDLTSKLIQNKPNYDRITTALNSLERFSVIFNWKPPDESICPSSAAKYFDSLKYVVQRCEPKSETHVVYSIKSPTLEGECDEEDIVDFAEWLGMVSLDGDFTGSAGDYVNSYEAPEPNVEVGQIRVLLLRGFYQSSDILKLLEVLRAYNVGQDDLWVAAYVQGFSDSPVIEGKEEHHYFTNGDNGNIYVLKKDKFILCQQRCSAKRYK from the exons ATGCAAAATCCAGAAGTGTGGTCTTTTCAGACACCACAAACCTCCTTCACTATTCAGGAATTTTACAACACACTCCCtgtgaataaaataaacaggTTTAGTTTCAACCATTTG GTATCCATAGTATTGCCAAACTGTTTGAGAGTACCAGAAAGTGTACTTAATGTCCTGAGTGATGATTGTGACTATTACAAGATTAGAGACTTAAGTTTGTCCGATATAGTGAATTCTAATTTTATAAACCACTTTGTCAAGAAAG GAAAGTTAATTTTGCTCAGTATTGGAACCAGAATCGATTGTGATAATTGTTGTGCCGTCACTCCCTTTGGAAAGTTAGTATTGTCGTTAACAAAAGACACATATCAGAGTTTTGGTCTCGACGGTAAACTATCGCATTTCACTAAGAGGAATAAAGATAGATACA TTGTCGAAATTGATTTGACGAGCAAATTGATCCAGAACAAGCCGAATTATGACCGAATCACGACTGCTTTAAATTCTTTAGAGCGATTTTCGGTCATATTTAATTGGAAACCTCCTGATGAATCCATCTGTCCATCTTCAGCAGCCAAATATTTCGACTCGCTGAAATACGTGGTTCAACGATGCGAACCCAAGAGTGAAACACATGTAGTATACTCTATAAAATCGCCCACATTGGAAGGAGAATGCGATGAAGAGGATATTGTAGATTTTGCGGAATGGCTGGGAATGGTATCGCTGGATGGCGATTTCACTGGTAGTGCTGGAGACTATGTAAATAGTTATGAAGCTCCAGAACCCAACGTTGAAGTCGGGCAAATCAGGGTTTTACTATTAAGGGGGTTTTATCAAAGTAGTGACATACTGAAACTTCTAGAAGTGCTGCG tgcgTACAATGTCGGGCAAGACGATTTATGGGTTGCCGCCTACGTACAAGGTTTCTCAGATTCACCTGTAATAGAAGGGAAGGAAGAACACCACTACTTCACCAACGGCGATAACGGGAATATctatgttttgaaaaaagataaatttatattgtgcCAACAGAGATGTTCTGCAAAGCGGTATAAATAA
- the mTTF gene encoding transcription termination factor, mitochondrial: MNVTCKVLKNRGLFPNSLGILVHYTSNSEKLAKSVEQPTEPNYSNTKENVEFSKLAKSKIQDILGLQEAKAIKILSSNKKLLTTPNNIIKLNSNLCKEKGLSGGVFIKYPFLLSEACLLEKLDSLEKLPISLNTSIPLARLSVRKVNEFGSNRDNIIKKIKDLVRIFGVTQEEVCDILSKKNFLIFKNIEDIEKMLQFYYDYGFTKEQVLNDLWILKYSQSLASNRFEFIKKNDISNLKTWMVRCKEDILYKHIKRESENRSLLGEYSVSQYLSEKLFCNENFIQNLIKKHPQLQNKSLRRIINMIELLYKNGFTAQHICKTPQILLHSTKTTEIRIKQLLKLGLKPNSLYVFTKSRRRYLEYVQNMLKTQSKIENESIKS; this comes from the exons ATGAATGTTACCTGTAAAGTCTTGAAAAATAGGGGCTTGTTTCCAAATTCCTTGGGTATACTTGTGCATTATACTTCTAATTCTGAAAAACTGGCAAAAAGTGTAGAACAACCAACGGAGCCAAACTATTCTAACACTAAAGAAAACGTTGAGTTTTCGAAACTCGCCAAAAGTAAAATTCAGGACATATTAGGCTTGCAAGAAGCTAAAGCCATAAAAATACTGTCGTCCAACAAGAAACTCCTCACAACACCTAATAACATAATTAAGCTAAATTCAAACTTATGCAAAGAGAAAGGGTTATCCGGGGGGGTATTTATAAAGTATCCATTCCTACTTTCAGAGGCATGTTTACTTGAAAAGCTAGACAGCTTGGAAAAGTTaccaatttcattaaataccAGTATTCCATTGGCTAGGCTTTCAGTACGCAAAGTCAATGAATTTGGATCGAACAGggataatattattaaaaaaattaaagatttagtTAGAATATTTGGT GTGACTCAAGAAGAGGTTTGTGATATActatcaaagaaaaattttttaatttttaaaaatatagaagatattgaaaaaatgcttcaattttattatg ATTATGGGTTTACTAAAGAACAAGTTTTAAACGATCTATGGATATTAAAATATAGCCAATCACTGGCATCAAATagatttgaatttataaagaaaaatgatatcAGTAATCTTAAAACATGGATGGTGAGATGTAAAgaagatattttatataa gcATATCAAACGTGAATCTGAAAATAGAAGCCTTTTGGGTGAATACTCTGTGTCACAATATCTTtcagaaaagttgttttgcaatgaaaattttatccaAAACTTGATAAAAAAACATCCCCAACTACAAAACAAGAGTCTGCGAAGAATAATCAATATGATAGAATTGTTATACAAGAATGGTTTCACTGCTCAGCACATTTGTAAAACCCCACAAATCCTGCTTCACAGCACCAAAACTACAGAAATAAGGATAAAACAACTTCTTAAATTAGGTTTGAAGCCAAACAGTTTATATGTGTTTACGAAGAGTCGGAGACGATATTTAGAATATGTTCAGAATATGTTGAAAACACAGAGTAAAATCGAAAATGAGTCaataaaatcataa
- the l(2)k14505 gene encoding ATP synthase mitochondrial F1 complex assembly factor 2 produces MAKNFYLKWSSISSGFKILGRNYASQNRFYKNTGILKSEGKYEVTLDQRKLKTPKGNPFTVDSEPLALAVSVEWNSQKDKIIQSKMHLTTLCNTILDNPNNLTKLDIVNYIVNYLDTDTVLFQCNEDEDLLKFQESEWDPVIDWFNKRFHVKLKKSIQMDVLPVSEEDKTTLTRHLMSYNFAAINGFVYGVDTLKSVILTLATIERFLTPDRAVLLSRLEEEYQNGKWGRIEWAHDLNQQELLARLSAVVFFVYFNSQSQKIQQKNK; encoded by the exons ATGgctaaaaacttttatttgaaatggtCTTCGATAAGTAGTGGTTTCAAGATATTGGGAAGAAATTATG cATCTCAAAACAGATTTTACAAAAACACTGGAATCTTAAAAAGTGAAGGAAAATATGAAGTCACTTTAGATCAACGCAAATTGAAGACACCTAAAGGTAATCCCTTTACAGTGGACAGTGAACCCTTAGCTTTGGCAGTTTCAGTAGAATGGAACTCACAAAAAGACAAAATCATACAAAGTAAAATGCACCTT acAACCCTGTGTAATACAATACTGGATAAcccaaataatttaacaaaattagatATAGTAAACTACATTGTAAATTACTTAGATACTGATACAGTGTTATTTCAATGCAAT GAAGATGAAGATTTactgaaattccaagaaagtGAGTGGGATCCAGTGATAGATTGGTTTAATAAAAGATTCCATGTTAAGCTGAAAAAATCTATTCAAATGGATGTTTTGCCTGTTAGTGAAGAGGATAAGACCACATTGACACGTCATTTAATGTCCTATAACTTCGCAGCAATTAATG gttTTGTATATGGGGTAGACACACTGAAATCAGTAATTCTTACTCTAGCTACTATTGAAAGGTTTTTAACACCCGATCGCGCCGTTTTATTATCGCGGCTGGAAGAAGAAtaccaaaatggaaaatgggGACGAATAGAATGGGCCCACGATTTGAACCAACAAGAGTTGCTGGCCAGATTATCAGcagtagttttttttgtatatttcaattctcagtcccaaaaaattcaacagaaaaataaatag
- the LOC136350864 gene encoding F-box/LRR-repeat protein 2-like isoform X1, whose protein sequence is MPKFKDVPTLKTLALKSIGLFIVHTTPAIMNNVQYIRDSQKLITNVQKSIDRLNETLVSYVPYYLYESMAVEVLQAVRALIEKTKKHYYPRVSMSKYWTEMNIVVSLTEVVLNSRLRSVDFSQWPKIMRYVLYKNLEKMSGLENLNLGSCTGDCKTMELDKSILCGIRNMKNLRSICLCFDCSDVIIQTISENCAHIQCIDVMSSRSVTDRSIPYLLNCKNLKELQLHRTSITTAGHSKLICGLPKLRDIGRCDEFSDIIEHISQREIHYGPFELRKVHTRDLTTESAILLVSMFPKLEFISLFYYDLRIADLSAFISLNHLREVKFLSCAFYEHSLNELLKVGGFKLTHLHLEHVEEMDMNVLVVIGKYCPKIKSLVFYNCDFRYFANERPIGPTMCSQPFRNLERVFWVVDGSISHLEVILTYAVNIKYIHLGSSTGITHSNLVNILRVNPMKYLEELRVLYSCDMSMRTVELLLASCPNLKVLSELESWQGISMDELKAFKKHIKEVNFDLDISPTLSFTSC, encoded by the coding sequence ATGCCAAAGTTCAAAGATGTTCCGACCTTGAAGACACTAGCTCTAAAGAGCATTGGGTTGTTCATTGTCCATACCACACCGGCAATTATGAACAACGTGCAGTATATTAGAGATTCCCAGAAACTAATAACCAATGTTCAGAAAAGTATCGATAGGCTAAATGAAACGTTGGTCTCGTATGTTCCTTATTATTTGTACGAATCAATGGCTGTGGAAGTACTGCAAGCTGTCAGGGCTTTAAtagagaaaacaaaaaagcacTATTATCCTCGAGTTTCGATGTCCAAATACTGGACCGAAATGAATATCGTAGTTAGTTTAACGGAAGTTGTGCTTAACTCACGATTAAGAAGCGTTGACTTTTCTCAATGGCCCAAAATAATGCGATATGTCTTGTATAAAAACTTAGAGAAAATGAGCGGTTTGGAGAATCTTAATCTCGGATCATGCACCGGAGATTGCAAGACTATGGAGCTTGACAAAAGTATTTTATGCGGCATTAGGAATATGAAAAATCTGCGTTCTATTTGTCTTTGCTTTGACTGTAGCGATGTGATCATTCAAACCATATCTGAAAACTGCGCGCATATACAGTGTATTGATGTGATGTCATCCCGGTCAGTAACAGACCGCAGTATTCCGTACTTATTAAactgcaaaaatttaaaggaactGCAGTTACATCGCACCTCAATCACCACCGCCGGCCATTCAAAGTTAATCTGCGGATTGCCGAAGTTGCGGGATATAGGAAGATGCGATGAATTCAGTGATATTATCGAGCACATTAGCCAGAGGGAGATTCATTACGGACCCTTTGAATTAAGAAAGGTCCATACGAGAGATCTGACCACTGAAAGTGCAATCCTTCTAGTCAGCATGTTTCCGAAACTGGAATTCATATCTCTTTTCTATTATGATTTGAGAATCGCGGATTTATCGGCATTTATATCCTTGAACCATTTAAGGGAAGTCAAGTTCTTGTCGTGTGCATTCTACGAGCATTCCTTGAACGAACTTTTGAAAGTGGGAGGATTTAAGCTCACCCACCTTCACCTGGAACATGTCGAAGAAATGGATATGAACGTTCTAGTAGTGATAGGGAAATATTGCCCGAAAATCAAAAGTCTAGTCTTTTACAACTGCGATTTTAGGTACTTTGCGAATGAAAGACCTATTGGACCCACCATGTGCTCCCAACCCTTCAGAAATTTAGAACGGGTATTTTGGGTTGTGGACGGTAGTATAAGTCATTTGGAAGTGATTTTGACTTACGCAGTCAACATTAAATACATACATTTGGGCTCATCCACGGGTATTACGCATTCAAACCTGGTGAATATACTTAGAGTAAACCCGATGAAGTATTTGGAAGAACTGAGAGTACTTTATAGCTGTGACATGAGCATGAGGACTGTGGAGCTGCTTTTAGCCAGTTGCCCGAATCTCAAGGTTTTATCGGAATTGGAAAGTTGGCAGGGTATTTCTATGGATGAACTCAAAGCTTTCAAGAAGCATATTAAGGAggtgaattttgatttggataTTAGCCCCACATTATCCTTTACCAGTTGTTAA